CGTGTCGCGGCGACCCGCTCGGCGATACTGGTCTCAAGCGTCTTCGAGGTCGGGCCAAGGTTCGAACCCGAGGAAGCGCTTGCATCATAGCCCGCGCCGGCGGCCGATGGCCGGCCATGGAAGTAGCGCGGGCTGGCAAAGGACTGGCCGACCAGTGCCGACCCGATGACGCGATCCCCGTCGCGGACGAGGCTGCCATTGGCCTGCGAAGGCGCGATCAACTGGGCCGCGCCGGTGATCGCGAGCGGATAGACGAGCCCGGTGAGCAAGGTCAGGCCAAGGAGCAGGACCAGGGCCGGGCGAAGGGCAGTGCGGATGTCGGTGAGCATGGTTCAAATCCTCAGGCGAGGTGCAGGCCGGTGATGGCCAGGTCGATGAGCTTGATGCCGATGAACGGCGCGACGAGACCGCCGAGGCCGTAGACGGCGAGGTTGCGGCGCAGGATGTCGCCGGCCGGCGCGGCGCGGTAGCGGACGCCCTTCAGTGCCAGCGGCACGAGCAGCGGGATGATCAGCGCGTTGAAGATGATCGCGCTCAAAATCGCGCTTTCGCTCGACCCCAGGCGCATGACGTTGAGCACGCCGAGCGTCGGATAAAGCGCCACGAAGATCGCCGGGATGATCGCGAAATACTTCGCCACGTCGTTGGCGACCGAGAAGGTCGTCAGCGCTCCCCGCGTCATCAGCAATTGCTTGCCGAGGCCGACCACCTCGATCAGCTTGGTCGGGTCGCTGTCGAGGTCGACCATGTTGCCCGCCTCGCGCGCGGCCTGGGTGCCGGTATTCATCGCGATCCCGACGTCCGACTGGGCAAGGGCAGGGGCGTCGTTGGTGCCGTCGCCGCACATGGCGACGAGGCGGCCGCCCTGTTGCTCCTTGCGGATCAGCGCAAGCTTGTCCTCCGGGGTCGCCTCGGCGAGAAAGTCGTCGACCCCGGCTTCAGCGGCGATGGAGGCGGCGGTGAGTGGATTGTCGCCGGTGATCATGACCGTGCGAATGCCCATCCGGCGAAGCTCCGCGAAACGCTCACGCATGCCCGCCTTGATGATGTCCTTGAGATGCAGCGCGCCGAGCAGGCGACCATTCTCCGCGACGGCAAGCGGCGTGCCGCCCGCGCGGGCGATTTCGTCGGTGATACGCTTGAGCTCGGCGGCCTGCGGGCCGTTGCTGCCGCCACAGGCCTTGAGGAGACTGTCGACCGCGCCCTTCTGGATCAGCCGGTCGCCAAGCCGCACGCCGCTGAGGCGGGTCTGGGCGGTGAAGGCGATGATTTCGGCGGTGTCGGGCAGAACCTGATCGGCGACGCCATAATTCTCGCGGGCGAGCACGACGACCGAGCGACCCTCGGGGGTCTCGTCGGCGAGGCTGGCGAGATAGGCGGCTTCGGCAAGCTGGTGGTCACCGACCCCGCCCAGCGGCCGGAATTCGGTCGCATGACGGTCGCCGATGGTGATGGTGCCGGTCTTGTCGAGGAGCAGCACGTCGACGTCGCCCGCCGCCTCCACCGCGCGGCCCGACTTGGCGAGTACGTTGAACCGGACGAGGCGATCCATCCCCGCGATCCCGATCGCCGAGAGCAGCGCGGCGATGGTCGTGGGGATGAGGGTGATCAGCAAGGCAGCGAGCAGGGGCACGCCGATCTGCCCGCCCGAATAGGCCGCGAAGCCGGGCACGGTGGACACGGCGATCAGGAAGATGATCGTCAGCCCGACGAGCAGGATCGTCAGCGCGATCTCGTTCGGTGTCTTCTGCCGCGAGGCGCCTTCGACCAGCGCGATCATCCGGTCGAGAAAACCCTGGCCGGGCTCCTGCGTCACCTTGACCTTGATCCAGTCCGAGATGACCCGAGTCCCCGCGGTCACCGCCGACCGGTCGCCGCCGGCCTCGCGGATGACGGGAGCGCTTTCGCCGGTGATGGCGGCCTCGTTGACCGAGGCGACGCCCGCGACCACCTCGCCGTCGGCCGGGATGAGGTCGCCAGTCTCGACCAGCACGATCTCGTCGACCGCGAGCTGGTTCGCCGGCACTTTCTCGACAGTCTCGCCGACCCCGAGCATTCGTTTGGCCCAGAGCTGCGACTTGGTATCGCGGAGCGAGGCGGCCTGCGCCTTGCCGCGCCCCTCGGCCAGCGCCTCGGCGAAATTGCCGAACAGGACGGTGAGCCACAGCCAGACCACCAGCTGGACCTGGAAGGCGAGGCTGCCGGCGCCGTGCCCGGTGACGAGGAGGCCAGTCAGCAGCAGCGCGACCACCCCGGTGGTGAACATGACCGGGTTGCGGACGAGCTGCCGCGGATCGAGCTTGCGGAATGCTTCGCCGATGGCGGGCGCCACCAGCTCGGTGGAAAAGATGGACGTGGTGGGACGGTCGTGACGGGTCATGTCCGCCGCTCCTTTCAGAAAGTCTGGCCGGAGATCATCGCGAGATGATCGGCAATGGGACCAAGCGCGAGGCTCGGCAGGAAGGTGAGACCGCCAAGGATGATGATCAGGCCGGCGAGCAGACCGACCCACAGCGGGCCGGTGGTCGGGAAGCTGCCGGCGCCTTCGGAGGTCACTCTCTTGGCGGCGAGGCTCCCTGCGATGGCGAGCACGGGCACGATCACCGCGAAGCGGCCGACGGCCATGGCAAGCGCCAGGGTGTAGGCCCACCAGTCGTTGGTTGCGGTGAGGCCGCCGAAGGCCGAGCCGTTGTTCGCGACCGCCGAAGTGTAGGCATAGAGCGCCTCGGTCAGGCCGTGCGGACCGCTCTCCTGGAGCCCGGCGAGCCCCTCCGGAAGGACCAGCGCGCTTGCGGTGAGGCCGAGAATGAAGAGCGGCAGGATAGCGATCGCGATGACCGCCAGCTTGACCTCGCGGGCCTCGATCTTCTTGCCGACATATTCGGGCGTGCGACCGACCATCAGCCCCGCGATGAAGATGCCGAGAATGACGTAGAGCAGCATGCCGTAGAGGCCTGCGCCGACGCCGCCGACGATGACCTCGCCAAGGTGCATGTTGAACAGCGGGATCATGCCGCCGAGCGCGGTGAAGCTGTCGTGCATCGCATTGACCGCGCCGCAGCTCGCCGAAGTGGTGACGCTCGCGAACAGCGCCGAGGCGGCGATCCCGAAGCGGACCTCCTTCCCCTCCATGTTCCCGGCCGAGG
This genomic window from Sphingomonas rosea contains:
- the kdpB gene encoding potassium-transporting ATPase subunit KdpB, coding for MTRHDRPTTSIFSTELVAPAIGEAFRKLDPRQLVRNPVMFTTGVVALLLTGLLVTGHGAGSLAFQVQLVVWLWLTVLFGNFAEALAEGRGKAQAASLRDTKSQLWAKRMLGVGETVEKVPANQLAVDEIVLVETGDLIPADGEVVAGVASVNEAAITGESAPVIREAGGDRSAVTAGTRVISDWIKVKVTQEPGQGFLDRMIALVEGASRQKTPNEIALTILLVGLTIIFLIAVSTVPGFAAYSGGQIGVPLLAALLITLIPTTIAALLSAIGIAGMDRLVRFNVLAKSGRAVEAAGDVDVLLLDKTGTITIGDRHATEFRPLGGVGDHQLAEAAYLASLADETPEGRSVVVLARENYGVADQVLPDTAEIIAFTAQTRLSGVRLGDRLIQKGAVDSLLKACGGSNGPQAAELKRITDEIARAGGTPLAVAENGRLLGALHLKDIIKAGMRERFAELRRMGIRTVMITGDNPLTAASIAAEAGVDDFLAEATPEDKLALIRKEQQGGRLVAMCGDGTNDAPALAQSDVGIAMNTGTQAAREAGNMVDLDSDPTKLIEVVGLGKQLLMTRGALTTFSVANDVAKYFAIIPAIFVALYPTLGVLNVMRLGSSESAILSAIIFNALIIPLLVPLALKGVRYRAAPAGDILRRNLAVYGLGGLVAPFIGIKLIDLAITGLHLA
- the kdpC gene encoding potassium-transporting ATPase subunit KdpC yields the protein MLTDIRTALRPALVLLLGLTLLTGLVYPLAITGAAQLIAPSQANGSLVRDGDRVIGSALVGQSFASPRYFHGRPSAAGAGYDASASSGSNLGPTSKTLETSIAERVAATRKDGASGPVPADLVTASGSGLDPDLSPAAALVQVRRVAETRGLAEARVRALVEAEVRSPLLGFLGEPRVNVLSLNRQLDRLGADTAR